The following proteins are encoded in a genomic region of Ostrea edulis chromosome 7, xbOstEdul1.1, whole genome shotgun sequence:
- the LOC125657108 gene encoding uncharacterized protein LOC125657108 isoform X1, with product MYNRKTTPLMPIFNHKKRTREALIAEPGEHAASFTYTQPVHGDSNNDTSQYMECRTGRQMYQSTPDSFDSKTWGKDESFRGQQQNSGTWGNDPSFRGHRQQNSGTWGNDPIFHGQQNSGTWGNDESFRGQQNSGTWGNDPIFHGQQNSGTWGNDPSFHGQQQNSGNHSNSRFQQHQSSGAIPQRGGDSNLNQHSLRQSRNTQRPSMELIPPNPPNPKSARYSLNQQSADAGNNYKRPLGMSQGRGTVNRGERVQQNTYSTSGRGRGNLNFKNTPSANVSRSSSGGRMYQNRDQTSWGHGDEWNRGGSHGDYRERTGRMDSQVYDGDESSYQRVDSGWVHPDVGASGSVTNMDRRYAPIVSSFQIPSASGDGSVPDSIPDRDTWYQSVWAQQQQGNQAEPLKVNKPSKTETKPVQKPALDRSLRIVATDLGGIKNWDHLRGSLSFLFEIFVQVNSATSKIPETDAKKFCIKEDSVTMDCIFYEIDHSLPKLTRGKIYRIIGSYDSNQDWIKCSSIREATQSEHAAHQKNVQICAQYKLKLSSVVREQ from the exons atgtataatAGAAAGACCACTCCTTTAATGCCAATATTTAACCACAAGAAACGAACGCGTGAGGCCCTCATTGCTGAACCAGGTGAACATGCAGCGTCCTTCACCTATACTCAACCTGTCCATG GAGATTCAAATAATGATACATCACAGTATATGGAATGCAGGACTGGACGTCAAATGTATCAGAGTACACCAGATTCCTTCGATAGTAAAACATGGGGAAAAGATGAAAGTTTTCGTGGACAACAACAGAATTCAGGAACATGGGGGAATGATCCGAGTTTCCGAGGACACCGACAACAGAATTCAGGAACATGGGGGAATGATCCGATCTTCCATGGACAACAGAATTCAGGAACATGGGGAAATGATGAAAGTTTCCGTGGACAACAGAATTCAGGAACATGGGGGAATGATCCGATCTTCCATGGACAACAGAATTCAGGAACATGGGGAAATGATCCAAGTTTCCATGGACAACAACAGAATTCAGGAAATCACAGCAATTCAAG atttcagcaACATCAGTCAAGTGGAGCTATACCACAGAGAGGAGGGGACAGCAACCTCAATCAACATTCCCTCCGCCAAAGCAGAAATACACAAAGACCAAGCATGGAGTTGATACCGCCAAACCCTCCCAACCCCAAATCAGCCAGATACTCCCTAAACCAACAGTCAGCAGATGCAGGGAACAACTATAAGAGACCGTTAGGGATGAGCCAGGGGCGGGGCACAGTGAACAGAGGAGAGCGTGTTCAACAAAACACCTACAGCACCAGTGGGCGGGGTAGGGGGAACCTTAATTTCAAGAATACTCCATCTGCAAACGTTTCTAGGAGCAGCTCCGGTGGAAGGATGTATCAGAACAGAGACCAGACATCTTGGGGGCATGGAGATGAATGGAACAGAGGTGGGAGTCACGGTGATTACAGGGAGAGAACAGGGCGTATGGATTCACAGGTTTACGATGGAGATGAGAGTTCATACCAGAGAGTTGATAGTGGCTGGGTACATCCTGATGTTGGTGCCAGCGGAAGTGTCACTAATATGGACAGGAGATATGCACCTATTGTTTCTTCATTTCAG ATCCCCAGTGCGTCTGGAGATGGTAGTGTACCAGATAGTATACCAGACAGAGACACATGGTATCAGTCGGTGTGGGCCCAACAGCAGCAGGGCAATCAAGCAGAGCCTCTAAAAGTCAACAAGCCCAGCAAAACTGAG ACAAAGCCAGTCCAAAAGCCAGCATTGGACAGATCACTACGAATAGTGGCCACAGACCTGGGTGGAATCAAGAACTGGGATCACCTGAGAGGATCGCTTTCATTTCTGTTTGAGATATTTG TACAAGTGAATTCAGCTACTAGTAAAATACCAGAGACTGATGCCAAGAAGTTCTGTATAAAGGAGGATAGTGTCACTATGGACTGCATCTTCTATGAAATT GACCATTCTTTACCCAAACTCACCAGAGGAAAGATATACAG AATAATTGGATCCTATGATAGTAATCAAGATTGGATTAAGTGTTCATCTATTCGTGAGGCTACACAGAGCGAACATGCCGCTCACCAGAAAAATGTCCAAATTTGTGCCCAGTATAAACTGAAGCTTTCCAGTGTTGTTAGAGAGCAGTAA
- the LOC125654492 gene encoding uncharacterized protein LOC125654492, protein MLPSNIGTTELEWYEVLMELHIKYAHTPPFTCYRRGWKADINDWYWLTGAINRSEDRRDLPTIPRPTHKIEWLARTKFQSKVKVPET, encoded by the exons ATGCTTCCA aGCAATATCGGAACCACAGAGCTTGAATGGTATGAAGTTCTGATGGAACTTCACATTAAATATGCA caTACACCACCATTTACTTGCTACCGTCGTGGATGGAAAGCAGACATAAATGACTGG TACTGGCTAACGGGGGCGATCAATAGATCGGAAGACCGCCGGGATCTGCCAACTATCCCGCGACCAACACACAAG ATTGAATGGTTGGCTCGCACTAAATTCCAAAGTAAAGTAAAGGTCCCAGAAACATAa
- the LOC125657108 gene encoding uncharacterized protein LOC125657108 isoform X2 — protein sequence MYNRKTTPLMPIFNHKKRTREALIAEPGDSNNDTSQYMECRTGRQMYQSTPDSFDSKTWGKDESFRGQQQNSGTWGNDPSFRGHRQQNSGTWGNDPIFHGQQNSGTWGNDESFRGQQNSGTWGNDPIFHGQQNSGTWGNDPSFHGQQQNSGNHSNSRFQQHQSSGAIPQRGGDSNLNQHSLRQSRNTQRPSMELIPPNPPNPKSARYSLNQQSADAGNNYKRPLGMSQGRGTVNRGERVQQNTYSTSGRGRGNLNFKNTPSANVSRSSSGGRMYQNRDQTSWGHGDEWNRGGSHGDYRERTGRMDSQVYDGDESSYQRVDSGWVHPDVGASGSVTNMDRRYAPIVSSFQIPSASGDGSVPDSIPDRDTWYQSVWAQQQQGNQAEPLKVNKPSKTETKPVQKPALDRSLRIVATDLGGIKNWDHLRGSLSFLFEIFVQVNSATSKIPETDAKKFCIKEDSVTMDCIFYEIDHSLPKLTRGKIYRIIGSYDSNQDWIKCSSIREATQSEHAAHQKNVQICAQYKLKLSSVVREQ from the exons atgtataatAGAAAGACCACTCCTTTAATGCCAATATTTAACCACAAGAAACGAACGCGTGAGGCCCTCATTGCTGAACCAG GAGATTCAAATAATGATACATCACAGTATATGGAATGCAGGACTGGACGTCAAATGTATCAGAGTACACCAGATTCCTTCGATAGTAAAACATGGGGAAAAGATGAAAGTTTTCGTGGACAACAACAGAATTCAGGAACATGGGGGAATGATCCGAGTTTCCGAGGACACCGACAACAGAATTCAGGAACATGGGGGAATGATCCGATCTTCCATGGACAACAGAATTCAGGAACATGGGGAAATGATGAAAGTTTCCGTGGACAACAGAATTCAGGAACATGGGGGAATGATCCGATCTTCCATGGACAACAGAATTCAGGAACATGGGGAAATGATCCAAGTTTCCATGGACAACAACAGAATTCAGGAAATCACAGCAATTCAAG atttcagcaACATCAGTCAAGTGGAGCTATACCACAGAGAGGAGGGGACAGCAACCTCAATCAACATTCCCTCCGCCAAAGCAGAAATACACAAAGACCAAGCATGGAGTTGATACCGCCAAACCCTCCCAACCCCAAATCAGCCAGATACTCCCTAAACCAACAGTCAGCAGATGCAGGGAACAACTATAAGAGACCGTTAGGGATGAGCCAGGGGCGGGGCACAGTGAACAGAGGAGAGCGTGTTCAACAAAACACCTACAGCACCAGTGGGCGGGGTAGGGGGAACCTTAATTTCAAGAATACTCCATCTGCAAACGTTTCTAGGAGCAGCTCCGGTGGAAGGATGTATCAGAACAGAGACCAGACATCTTGGGGGCATGGAGATGAATGGAACAGAGGTGGGAGTCACGGTGATTACAGGGAGAGAACAGGGCGTATGGATTCACAGGTTTACGATGGAGATGAGAGTTCATACCAGAGAGTTGATAGTGGCTGGGTACATCCTGATGTTGGTGCCAGCGGAAGTGTCACTAATATGGACAGGAGATATGCACCTATTGTTTCTTCATTTCAG ATCCCCAGTGCGTCTGGAGATGGTAGTGTACCAGATAGTATACCAGACAGAGACACATGGTATCAGTCGGTGTGGGCCCAACAGCAGCAGGGCAATCAAGCAGAGCCTCTAAAAGTCAACAAGCCCAGCAAAACTGAG ACAAAGCCAGTCCAAAAGCCAGCATTGGACAGATCACTACGAATAGTGGCCACAGACCTGGGTGGAATCAAGAACTGGGATCACCTGAGAGGATCGCTTTCATTTCTGTTTGAGATATTTG TACAAGTGAATTCAGCTACTAGTAAAATACCAGAGACTGATGCCAAGAAGTTCTGTATAAAGGAGGATAGTGTCACTATGGACTGCATCTTCTATGAAATT GACCATTCTTTACCCAAACTCACCAGAGGAAAGATATACAG AATAATTGGATCCTATGATAGTAATCAAGATTGGATTAAGTGTTCATCTATTCGTGAGGCTACACAGAGCGAACATGCCGCTCACCAGAAAAATGTCCAAATTTGTGCCCAGTATAAACTGAAGCTTTCCAGTGTTGTTAGAGAGCAGTAA